Proteins found in one Aspergillus chevalieri M1 DNA, chromosome 2, nearly complete sequence genomic segment:
- a CDS encoding porin (BUSCO:EOG09263OXI;~COG:P;~EggNog:ENOG410PVZE;~InterPro:IPR023614,IPR001925,IPR027246;~PFAM:PF01459;~go_component: GO:0005741 - mitochondrial outer membrane [Evidence IEA];~go_function: GO:0008308 - voltage-gated anion channel activity [Evidence IEA];~go_process: GO:0055085 - transmembrane transport [Evidence IEA];~go_process: GO:0098656 - anion transmembrane transport [Evidence IEA]): MNPPPLYSTCKMSAPAAFSDISKAANDLLNKDFYHVSPASLEVKSKAPNGVTFNVKGKSAHEGPIAGSLEAKYVDKPTGLTLTQAWTTANALDTKLELDNNVAKGLKAEILTQYLPTKQSKGAKLNLYFQQPNLHARAFFDLLSGPTANFDAVLGHEGFVVGAEGGYDVQKAAITKYSAAIGYSVPQYTAAITAGNNLSVFSASYYHRVNAQVEAGAKATWDSKAGNSVGLEVASKYRLDPSSFAKAKINDRGIAALAYNVLLRPGVTLGLGASFDTQNLNQAAHKVGANFTFES, from the exons ATGAATCCACCGCCCCTCTACTCCACCTGCAAAAtgtctgctcctgctgcttTCTCCGACATCTCCAAGGCGGCCAACGAC CTCCTTAACAAGGACTTCTACCACGTCAGCCCTG CTAGCCTTGAGGTTAAGTCTAAGGCTCCCAATGGCGTCACCTTCAACGTGAAGGGCAAGTCTGCCCATGAGGGTCCTATTGCTGGCTCT CTCGAGGCCAAATACGTCGACAAGCCTACCG GTCTCACCCTCACCCAGGCTTGGACCACCGCTAATGCCCTCGACACCAAGCTCGAGCTCGACAACAACGTCGCCAAGGGTCTCAAGGCTGAGATCCTCACCCAGTACCTCCCCACCAAGCAGTCCAAGGGTGCCAAGCTCAACCTCTACTTCCAGCAACCCAACCTGCATGCCCGTGCTTTCTTCGACCTCCTCAGCGGCCCCACTGCCAACTTCGACGCTGTCCTCGGCCACGAGGGTTTTGTTGTCGGTGCTGAGGGTGGCTACGACGTCCAGAAGGCTGCCATTACCAAGTACTCCGCTGCCATCGGCTACAGCGTTCCCCAGTACACTGCCGCCATCACCGCTGGCAACAACCTGAGCGTTTTCTCCGCCAGCTACTACCACCGCGTCAACGCTCAGGTTGAGGCTGGTGCCAAGGCTACCTGGGACTCCAAGGCCGGTAACTCCGTCGGTCTCGAGGTTGCCAGCAAGTACCGTCTCGACCCCTCTTCTTTCGCCAAG GCCAAGATCAACGACCGTGGTATTGCCGCCCTGGCTTACAACGTTCTCCTCCGCCCTGGTGTCACCCTCGGCCTTGGTGCTTCCTTTGATACCCAGAACCTGAACCAAGCCGCCCACAAGGTCGGCGCCAACTTCACCTTCGAGTCCTAA